The proteins below are encoded in one region of Planctopirus limnophila DSM 3776:
- a CDS encoding potassium channel family protein — protein sequence MQRVAIVGLGRFGIAVIEQLASTRAQVIAIDTSADAVADVKDLVDVAVVLDATDERALRGQDVHKCDYLVVAIGENFEAALLTAVLAKKLGIPKVIVRATTSMHAQIFLKIGADEVIQPESEAGIALARRLANPSLEDFVDLGEGYTLIELRAPSAFRGKTLRELNLRAKYGVNLVAIRRSIPAPAGSELEETRKMIGVPQPDEVIEEQDILMLIGANENLGKLPHE from the coding sequence GTGCAAAGAGTCGCAATTGTTGGTCTTGGTCGATTTGGAATCGCTGTCATCGAGCAACTGGCCTCGACGCGGGCACAGGTGATCGCCATCGATACTTCGGCAGATGCGGTGGCTGATGTCAAAGATCTGGTGGATGTGGCTGTTGTGCTCGACGCCACCGATGAACGGGCCTTGAGGGGGCAGGACGTTCATAAATGTGATTATCTGGTTGTAGCGATTGGCGAGAATTTCGAGGCAGCACTTCTGACAGCAGTGCTGGCCAAGAAACTTGGCATTCCCAAGGTGATTGTAAGAGCCACCACGTCGATGCACGCACAGATTTTTCTCAAGATCGGTGCTGACGAAGTGATTCAGCCCGAATCGGAAGCTGGCATTGCACTGGCGAGAAGGCTGGCCAACCCTTCACTCGAGGATTTCGTCGATCTGGGTGAAGGTTACACGCTGATTGAATTGAGAGCTCCCAGTGCTTTTCGTGGCAAGACACTTCGCGAGCTGAATCTGCGAGCGAAATATGGCGTCAATCTGGTCGCCATCCGTCGGTCAATCCCAGCCCCGGCAGGGAGTGAACTCGAAGAGACTCGGAAAATGATTGGCGTGCCCCAACCCGACGAAGTCATCGAGGAGCAGGATATCCTCATGCTGATTGGGGCGAATGAGAATCTGGGTAAATTGCCACACGAGTGA
- a CDS encoding putative signal transducing protein — protein MMALPLNRLEHAEMLERIWQPVRLCQVATEVEAQLIVSILDQSGIHARALGGYISGFRAEVPGMVSILVDQLDYQAAQQIYAQQQKLAQQIDWDRIDVGNPEEE, from the coding sequence ATGATGGCACTCCCGTTAAATCGTTTGGAGCATGCGGAGATGTTGGAGAGAATCTGGCAGCCTGTCAGACTTTGTCAGGTGGCGACCGAAGTCGAGGCTCAATTGATCGTTTCCATCTTGGATCAGTCTGGAATCCATGCTCGAGCACTCGGAGGTTATATTTCGGGCTTTCGAGCGGAAGTTCCCGGCATGGTCTCAATACTGGTCGATCAGCTCGACTATCAGGCAGCCCAGCAGATTTACGCACAACAGCAGAAACTGGCTCAACAAATCGACTGGGATCGAATTGATGTGGGCAATCCGGAGGAAGAATAG
- a CDS encoding aspartate ammonia-lyase, producing MTANARRHELDPQVRIEHDLIGPKEVPADAYFGVQTVRAIENFSISGVPINHYPHLIRALAMVKMACARANFDVGKLSPEILAGIEKACEDLIEGKLHEHFVLDVLQGGAGTSTNMNANEVIANRALEHMGYTKGEYRFCDPHDHVNKSQSTNDVYPSALHLALLLGNADLMAEFRLLINSFRAKADEFSDIVKMGRTQLQDAVPMTLGQEFLGWANSLEDELDALQFVEQVLYEVNLGGTAIGTGLNAPRGYAAKCVEHLAVISKKPIHLARNLVEATQDTQAFVLYSATLKSLAIKLSKICNDLRLLSSGPRTGINEINLPALQPGSTIMPGKVNPVMPEVVNMVCFRVIGNDLTVTMGAEAGQLQLNVMEPVIAACLLESQTLFMNAARSLRTFCIDGITANRDVCQRYIEQSVGVVTALNPLLGYEKATVLAAEAMRTGKGIVQLVREQQLLTEEQIQHVLDPSVMTGRSSHRE from the coding sequence ATGACTGCCAATGCCCGACGACATGAACTCGATCCGCAAGTCCGAATCGAGCACGATTTAATCGGCCCCAAAGAAGTACCTGCAGATGCCTATTTTGGCGTACAAACAGTCCGAGCGATCGAAAACTTTTCGATCTCAGGTGTGCCGATCAATCATTACCCGCATCTGATTCGAGCGCTGGCTATGGTGAAAATGGCTTGTGCGAGAGCCAATTTTGATGTGGGTAAACTCTCTCCCGAAATTCTGGCTGGCATTGAGAAAGCCTGCGAAGATCTCATTGAGGGCAAACTTCACGAACACTTCGTACTGGATGTCCTTCAGGGCGGGGCTGGCACATCGACCAATATGAATGCCAACGAAGTCATTGCCAACCGGGCACTGGAGCATATGGGTTACACCAAAGGTGAGTATCGCTTCTGCGATCCCCACGACCATGTCAACAAATCTCAATCCACCAATGACGTCTATCCTTCAGCACTTCATCTGGCTCTGCTCCTGGGCAACGCCGACCTGATGGCTGAATTCCGCCTGCTGATCAATTCCTTCCGCGCGAAAGCCGACGAATTCTCTGATATCGTCAAGATGGGACGCACCCAGCTTCAAGATGCAGTCCCCATGACTTTAGGTCAGGAGTTTCTGGGCTGGGCCAACAGTCTCGAAGATGAGCTTGATGCGCTCCAGTTCGTCGAACAGGTGCTCTACGAGGTGAATCTGGGCGGGACTGCGATTGGAACGGGCCTCAATGCCCCTCGAGGCTATGCCGCCAAATGTGTCGAACATCTCGCTGTCATTTCAAAAAAGCCGATTCATCTGGCTCGAAATCTCGTTGAAGCCACGCAGGATACTCAGGCCTTTGTGCTCTACTCAGCCACACTCAAAAGTCTGGCCATTAAACTCTCCAAAATCTGTAATGATCTGAGATTACTCTCTTCCGGCCCACGAACTGGTATTAACGAAATCAACCTGCCAGCGTTACAGCCAGGCTCAACAATCATGCCCGGTAAGGTCAATCCGGTGATGCCGGAAGTGGTCAACATGGTCTGTTTTCGGGTCATTGGCAACGACCTGACAGTCACGATGGGTGCCGAGGCGGGCCAATTACAGCTCAATGTGATGGAACCTGTAATCGCAGCCTGTCTGCTCGAATCACAAACGCTCTTTATGAATGCTGCCCGATCGTTACGAACCTTCTGCATCGACGGAATCACGGCCAATCGCGATGTTTGCCAGCGGTACATCGAACAGAGTGTTGGCGTGGTCACGGCATTGAATCCTCTGCTCGGATACGAGAAGGCGACTGTTCTTGCCGCTGAAGCCATGCGAACGGGCAAAGGGATTGTGCAACTTGTTCGTGAACAGCAACTGCTGACTGAAGAGCAGATTCAGCATGTGCTCGATCCCTCAGTCATGACAGGGCGATCCTCACATCGAGAGTAA